Proteins from a single region of Butyrivibrio fibrisolvens:
- the pglX gene encoding BREX-1 system adenine-specific DNA-methyltransferase PglX produces the protein MNKTAIRNFSIWARNKLIADIEYRAGLMGIASDGINDALPQSTRETQFFDIGTAEPYTITGEAIKQRASLVNAINQKANETDYATAYKYIIEGVAYTWFNRLIAVRFMEVNDYLPSHIRVLSSESGKMEPDLVTNPFDAELPFTDDEKQEIIRLKNDNELDECFRMLFIKQCNALNEILPALFEKTSDYTEVLLNISAIDKEGVVYHLVNDIPEEDFNIEMGGQVEIIGWMYQYYNTEPKNEAFAKNGKISKEEIPAVTQLFTPDWIVRYMVENSLGRIWVEGHPNDYLKAGWKYYLEDAEQEPDVQEKLDEIHAEYAKLNPEDIHFIDPCMGSGHILVYAFDVLMQIYESAGYSQRDAAKSILENNLYGLDIDDRAYQMAYFAVMMKARQYNRRILSAETPCHVYSIQDSNSINRNQLKYFGADLNEIEKNDAMNQITGLLDTFRDAKEYGSILDVEKYNWELLRTFARTNNVDGQISLETIGIDETQDRLLELIAIGEAMARKYEVVVTNPPYMSNKGMNPLLTRYVNSYYNDEKMDMFAVFMTKCFKYSKKSSYISMITQHSWMFLSAFEKLRHRFLQNDIISLNHLGARAFEEISGEVVQTVSFVISNRNIGDYKGTYIRLVESNSQQLKELEFANRDHRYTARQMDFKAVPGEPVAYWISDNFRKIFGEKLIYEFSISDGQNVTSNNTKFVRNIWEVSAETIGKNNKWRLYAKGGGYRKWYGNLQDLVDWSPTAISFYHSEPSARVLPEYLWYRKGITWSLITTTIPSFRVLPEEATFDKGGSSIFIKDENDYEYILGLLNSKVYCVVSNMLNPTLNFQVKDIRNMPLIISKKEEVELLVKKNIELARDDWKCVETAWDYKIHPLLKGETMGRLISDKYKEWEAECDNRFNQLKANEEELNRIFIDIYGLQDELTPEEEDKDVTVRKADLQRDIKSLLSYAVGCMFGRYSLDVEGLVYAGGEWDASKYKTFIPDADNILPITDEEYFEDDIVGLLVEWLKKVYGEDTLEQNLDFIAQALGNKGNSSREIIRNYFVSDFFKDHCQTYSVTGSGKRPIYWLFDSGKQNGFKALIYLHRYNADTIGNLRVDYLHRMQRVYESEIGRMQDMIDHSTNSREVGAAAKRKEKLQKQLKECRDYDEKIGHLALARIELELDDGVKYNYRKVQTGADGKLYEVLADNKAIMMDIKKYKEFK, from the coding sequence ATGAATAAAACCGCTATAAGAAATTTTTCTATATGGGCAAGAAATAAGTTAATAGCTGATATAGAGTATCGTGCTGGACTCATGGGCATTGCCTCTGATGGAATCAATGATGCATTGCCACAGTCTACAAGAGAAACACAATTCTTTGATATAGGAACAGCTGAGCCTTATACAATTACAGGCGAAGCTATTAAGCAGAGAGCCAGCCTTGTAAATGCAATTAATCAAAAGGCTAACGAAACAGACTATGCTACTGCATACAAATATATCATCGAAGGTGTTGCCTATACATGGTTTAACAGACTTATAGCGGTTAGATTCATGGAGGTAAATGATTATTTACCTTCTCATATCAGAGTGCTTTCATCTGAGAGCGGCAAGATGGAGCCGGATTTGGTTACAAATCCATTTGATGCAGAATTACCATTTACAGATGATGAAAAGCAAGAAATCATCAGACTCAAAAATGATAATGAGCTTGATGAATGTTTCAGAATGCTTTTCATCAAACAATGTAATGCTTTAAATGAAATCCTTCCAGCACTTTTTGAAAAGACCTCTGATTATACTGAAGTTCTTCTTAATATTTCTGCTATCGATAAGGAAGGTGTAGTTTACCATCTTGTAAATGATATTCCTGAAGAAGATTTCAATATTGAGATGGGTGGTCAAGTTGAGATTATTGGTTGGATGTATCAGTACTACAATACTGAGCCTAAGAATGAAGCTTTTGCAAAGAATGGAAAGATATCAAAGGAAGAAATTCCTGCAGTGACACAGCTCTTTACACCAGATTGGATTGTTCGATACATGGTTGAAAATAGCCTTGGCCGTATTTGGGTAGAAGGACATCCAAATGATTATCTAAAGGCAGGATGGAAGTATTATCTTGAAGATGCAGAGCAAGAGCCTGATGTTCAGGAAAAGCTTGATGAGATTCATGCTGAATATGCAAAGCTTAATCCAGAGGATATCCATTTCATAGATCCGTGTATGGGTAGTGGGCATATCTTAGTATATGCATTTGATGTTCTTATGCAGATATATGAGTCTGCAGGTTATTCACAGAGGGATGCTGCAAAGAGCATCTTAGAGAACAACTTGTATGGATTGGATATTGATGATAGAGCATATCAGATGGCTTATTTTGCGGTTATGATGAAAGCAAGGCAGTACAACAGAAGAATACTGTCGGCAGAAACACCATGCCATGTTTATTCCATTCAAGATAGCAATAGTATAAACAGAAATCAGCTTAAGTATTTTGGTGCTGATTTAAATGAAATTGAAAAAAATGATGCAATGAACCAGATAACAGGGCTTCTTGATACTTTTAGAGATGCCAAGGAATATGGTTCTATTCTTGACGTAGAAAAATATAATTGGGAGTTACTTAGAACATTTGCTAGAACGAATAATGTAGATGGTCAGATATCATTAGAGACTATTGGTATTGATGAGACACAGGATAGATTGCTGGAGTTAATTGCTATTGGTGAGGCAATGGCGAGAAAGTATGAAGTAGTTGTGACTAATCCACCATATATGAGTAATAAGGGTATGAATCCTTTATTAACAAGATATGTTAATTCTTATTACAACGATGAAAAAATGGATATGTTTGCAGTTTTTATGACGAAATGCTTTAAATATAGTAAAAAGTCATCATACATATCGATGATAACACAACATTCATGGATGTTTTTATCAGCATTTGAAAAACTCAGACATAGGTTCCTTCAGAATGACATTATTAGTCTTAATCATTTAGGAGCTAGAGCTTTTGAAGAAATAAGTGGAGAAGTAGTTCAAACTGTAAGTTTTGTCATTTCCAATAGGAATATAGGTGATTACAAGGGAACATATATAAGATTGGTTGAATCTAATTCACAGCAGTTAAAGGAGTTAGAATTTGCAAATAGAGATCATAGATATACTGCAAGACAGATGGACTTTAAAGCGGTTCCTGGGGAACCTGTAGCATATTGGATAAGTGATAACTTTAGAAAAATTTTTGGAGAAAAACTTATTTATGAATTTAGCATATCAGATGGACAAAATGTGACCAGCAATAATACTAAATTTGTTAGAAATATTTGGGAAGTTAGTGCTGAAACAATTGGGAAAAATAATAAATGGAGATTATATGCAAAAGGCGGCGGTTATAGGAAGTGGTATGGTAATTTGCAGGATTTAGTAGATTGGTCTCCAACAGCAATTAGTTTTTATCATAGTGAACCATCTGCAAGAGTTTTACCTGAATATCTTTGGTATAGGAAGGGGATTACTTGGAGTCTGATAACAACTACGATTCCTAGTTTTAGAGTATTACCAGAAGAGGCTACTTTTGATAAAGGAGGGTCTTCAATTTTCATTAAAGACGAAAATGATTATGAGTATATCTTAGGTTTGCTGAATAGCAAAGTATATTGTGTTGTTTCCAACATGTTGAATCCAACGTTGAACTTTCAGGTTAAAGATATTCGAAATATGCCACTTATAATTTCTAAAAAAGAAGAAGTGGAGCTTTTGGTAAAGAAAAATATAGAATTGGCTAGAGATGATTGGAAATGTGTAGAAACTGCATGGGATTATAAAATTCATCCATTATTAAAAGGAGAAACAATGGGACGTCTTATTTCTGATAAATACAAAGAATGGGAAGCTGAGTGTGATAATCGTTTCAATCAGCTTAAGGCAAACGAGGAAGAGCTTAATCGTATATTTATAGATATCTATGGTTTACAGGATGAGCTTACTCCAGAGGAAGAAGATAAGGATGTAACTGTTCGAAAAGCAGATTTACAACGCGATATTAAGAGCCTTCTTTCATATGCAGTAGGTTGTATGTTCGGACGTTATTCACTTGATGTGGAAGGTCTTGTTTATGCAGGTGGTGAATGGGATGCAAGTAAGTACAAGACATTTATTCCTGATGCCGACAACATTCTGCCAATCACTGATGAGGAATATTTTGAGGATGATATTGTAGGCCTTCTTGTTGAGTGGCTTAAAAAGGTATACGGCGAAGATACTTTAGAACAGAATTTAGATTTCATAGCACAGGCTCTTGGAAATAAAGGTAATTCATCTAGAGAGATTATTAGAAATTATTTTGTTTCTGATTTCTTTAAAGATCATTGCCAGACATATTCTGTTACTGGTTCGGGTAAAAGGCCTATCTACTGGCTATTTGACAGTGGTAAGCAGAATGGTTTCAAGGCACTTATTTATCTTCATAGATATAATGCTGATACAATCGGTAACTTGCGTGTGGATTATCTTCATAGAATGCAGCGTGTATATGAGTCAGAGATAGGACGTATGCAGGATATGATTGATCATAGTACTAATAGCCGTGAGGTTGGTGCTGCAGCAAAGCGTAAAGAAAAACTACAGAAGCAGCTCAAAGAGTGTCGTGATTATGATGAGAAGATAGGACATTTGGCGCTAGCGAGAATAGAACTGGAACTTGATGATGGCGTAAAGTATAACTATCGAAAAGTACAGACGGGGGCAGATGGAAAATTATATGAAGTCTTGGCTGATAATAAGGCTATTATGATGGATATAAAAAAATACAAAGAATTCAAATGA
- the pglZ gene encoding BREX-1 system phosphatase PglZ type A: MAELNLKQIIDRLNTEFTGENRKLVFWYDDKAEFEEDMDSVELENAKVYRLEKDNQFYTKYFFEREDTTTNYLIYAPFPKPEVKDNHLEDTMLYSKRFFADRASLLSVDLGIEEKYKHVIEKHIKFFANKDRTQRFYDLEIENFNEENILVGLLSAVCKTKTCSFEEVVRIVITEGDIEDNKYLEEMDKYELLGAFWKLCEQQFGYVDSDPSLERLMVTLFVTYSARYLQSEVPASWRSFVSMKQGNVIAFLDNLMNSMLYRNDYDRLSAYVASGLKVEDNLAKYTPEDIVHLDTFAYVDELILKWITERLVSEDVAAKLDEMDMLQICDTRSKMHFGGVYENAYAMLENAFTIINAANYGGSDDMKSIVKKYESEDYMIDTAYRKFYFYYDQIEDTTSYEKLQTLVENIYTNEYLNDLIPRWNTAFCGEDGLVVLPLQRNFYNGFVNHSKERTVVIISDAMRYEVGRELFEQMKDDPRCTVKLSPMMSSLPSYTRLGMAALLPHNTLEMKDDYEVYADGVLCNDLAGRQAVLQGHSKDSICVQFDDIKNLKKNDLRNIFTGRQVVYVYHNQIDARGDKANTEDEVFVACEEAIKEISDLIKKISTNANTYRFIVTSDHGFIYKRDKISESDKIGGVNGKDAWINRRYIVSKSSITEDGVSNIGLGYVLGYEDDKVISFPTSSNVFKVSGGGQNFVHGGSSPQEMIIPVLDIKMERGHMETRPASISLVSMVQKITNLITGMDFIQSEPVSDTVKETTYRLVFMSEDDERISNENIYVADSREPDSAKRIFRMRFNFKNQKYDKNKQYYLVVIDDNKKLELFRHPVMMDLTFADDFNW, translated from the coding sequence ATGGCAGAACTTAATTTAAAACAAATAATTGATAGGCTTAATACAGAGTTTACAGGGGAAAATCGTAAGCTTGTATTTTGGTACGATGATAAGGCAGAATTTGAAGAAGATATGGATTCTGTTGAATTGGAGAATGCTAAAGTATATAGGCTTGAAAAGGATAATCAGTTTTATACTAAGTACTTCTTTGAGAGGGAAGATACAACAACAAATTATCTTATTTATGCTCCGTTTCCAAAGCCGGAAGTGAAGGATAACCATCTTGAAGACACAATGCTTTATTCCAAGAGATTTTTTGCAGATAGAGCATCCTTGCTTTCTGTAGATTTGGGAATTGAAGAAAAATATAAACATGTAATAGAGAAACATATCAAGTTTTTTGCTAATAAGGATAGAACACAGCGTTTCTATGACCTTGAGATAGAAAACTTCAATGAGGAGAACATTCTTGTAGGACTATTAAGTGCTGTATGTAAAACAAAGACATGTTCTTTTGAAGAGGTTGTTCGAATTGTAATTACAGAAGGCGATATTGAAGATAATAAGTATCTTGAAGAGATGGATAAATATGAGCTTCTTGGAGCTTTCTGGAAACTTTGTGAGCAGCAATTTGGATATGTAGACTCAGATCCATCTTTGGAAAGATTGATGGTTACTCTATTTGTAACATATTCAGCAAGATATCTGCAGAGTGAAGTTCCAGCTTCCTGGAGAAGTTTTGTTTCTATGAAGCAAGGAAATGTAATAGCATTCCTCGATAACTTGATGAATAGTATGCTTTATAGAAATGACTATGACAGATTATCTGCATATGTTGCTAGTGGACTCAAAGTAGAAGATAATTTGGCAAAATATACGCCAGAAGATATTGTTCATTTGGATACATTTGCATATGTTGATGAGCTGATTTTAAAGTGGATTACTGAAAGACTTGTATCAGAGGATGTTGCAGCAAAACTTGATGAAATGGATATGCTGCAAATCTGTGATACGCGTTCTAAGATGCACTTTGGAGGGGTGTATGAGAATGCTTATGCAATGTTAGAGAATGCGTTTACTATCATTAATGCTGCTAATTATGGTGGCAGTGATGATATGAAGAGCATAGTGAAAAAATACGAATCCGAAGACTATATGATTGATACGGCATATAGAAAGTTTTATTTCTATTATGATCAGATTGAAGATACAACTAGCTATGAGAAGCTACAGACTCTTGTGGAGAACATTTATACCAATGAATATTTAAATGATTTAATTCCAAGATGGAATACTGCATTCTGTGGTGAAGATGGGCTTGTAGTGCTACCACTACAAAGGAATTTCTATAATGGATTTGTAAATCATTCAAAGGAAAGAACAGTAGTTATCATTTCTGATGCGATGAGATACGAGGTTGGTAGAGAGTTATTTGAGCAAATGAAGGATGATCCTAGATGTACAGTTAAACTATCGCCGATGATGAGTTCACTTCCTTCATATACAAGGCTTGGAATGGCTGCATTGTTGCCACATAATACTCTGGAAATGAAAGATGATTATGAGGTCTATGCTGATGGTGTACTCTGTAATGATTTGGCTGGCAGACAGGCAGTGCTTCAGGGGCACAGTAAGGACAGCATTTGCGTACAGTTTGACGATATCAAGAATTTGAAGAAAAACGATTTGAGAAATATATTCACCGGTAGACAGGTAGTTTATGTTTATCACAACCAGATCGATGCAAGAGGCGATAAAGCCAATACAGAAGATGAAGTATTTGTAGCATGTGAAGAAGCAATCAAAGAGATATCGGATTTGATTAAAAAGATTTCTACAAATGCTAATACATATAGATTTATAGTTACATCAGATCATGGCTTTATTTATAAACGAGATAAGATTTCTGAGAGTGATAAGATTGGCGGTGTAAATGGAAAAGATGCTTGGATTAACCGTAGATATATCGTATCTAAGAGCTCTATTACAGAAGATGGTGTATCAAATATAGGCTTAGGATATGTGCTCGGATATGAGGATGATAAGGTTATTTCTTTCCCTACAAGTAGTAATGTATTCAAGGTTTCTGGCGGTGGTCAAAATTTTGTACATGGAGGTTCATCACCACAGGAAATGATTATTCCAGTACTTGATATCAAGATGGAACGTGGTCATATGGAAACAAGGCCGGCATCAATCAGTCTTGTAAGTATGGTTCAGAAGATTACAAACTTGATTACAGGTATGGACTTTATTCAATCTGAACCAGTTAGCGATACTGTGAAGGAGACAACATATCGCTTGGTTTTCATGTCTGAAGATGATGAACGTATATCTAATGAGAATATATATGTGGCAGATAGTAGAGAACCTGATTCTGCTAAGCGTATATTCAGAATGAGATTTAACTTTAAGAATCAGAAATATGACAAGAATAAGCAGTATTATCTAGTTGTTATTGATGACAATAAAAAGCTTGAATTGTTTAGACATCCAGTAATGATGGATCTTACATTTGCAGATGATTTTAATTGGTAG
- the pglX gene encoding BREX-1 system adenine-specific DNA-methyltransferase PglX: MNKIIIKNFAIWARNKLIADIQYKAGLMGITAGGISEPLQQSTKETQFFDIGTAEPYAINGDAIKQRSSLVNVIKQKAKEADYATAYKYIIEGVAYTWFNRLIAVRFMEVNDYLPSHIRVLSSESGKMEPDLVTTPFDADLPFTDIEKQEVIKLKNDNELDECFRLLFIKQCNVLNEILPALFERTSDYTELLLNVSAIDKEGVVYHLINDIPEEDFNIEKGGQVEIIGWMYQYYNTEPKNEAFAKTGKITKEEIPAVTQLFTPDWIVRYMVENSLGRIWVEGHPNESLKAGWKYYLDEAEQDFEVQVKLNEIHTEYAELSPEDIHFIDPCMGSGHILVYAFDVFMQIYQSAGYSERDAARSILENNLFGLDIDDRAYQMAYFAVMMKARQYNRRILSAETPCHVYSIHDSNRIDRNKLSYFGTALSYIEKNDAVNQISGLLDTFKDAKEYGSILDVENYNWNLLKRFAESYSVDGQMSLDMVGIDETQKSLQEIIAIGETMARKYEVVSTNPPYMGGGNMPTKLSAYVKKKYETTKRDLYTVFIARCMGMLKEKALCSMITQQGWMFINSYEALRDEIVEEKQIISMAHLGPRAFEEIGGEVVQTTTFVIRADNDNRYSGKFVRLTDADSEEGKKNLFLVKKRDNDFFEVKQSDFKMISKTPIAYWLAHNTRLDFKNSLNIESSYFSCYGLLTGHDEGYIFEWFEVSDSDIKFDANNLAEFNGSKKKYAPLCKGGVFRKWYGNRELVVRYDEEGIRGMSHYPKYASNGQERYFSEGITWAEVCMGNLSVRYMPSGNVFSLKGPCMFADDKQSLMRVIGYLNTNVVHYFVQILNPTISCGTGVLNRLPIKGIECIDENVVKENISISKEDWDSFETSWDFKKHPLV, encoded by the coding sequence TTGAACAAGATAATAATCAAGAATTTTGCCATTTGGGCAAGAAATAAACTTATAGCAGATATACAATATAAGGCTGGACTTATGGGAATCACTGCAGGGGGAATTAGTGAACCGCTACAGCAGTCCACTAAAGAAACACAGTTCTTTGATATAGGAACTGCGGAGCCTTATGCAATCAATGGTGATGCGATTAAACAGAGATCAAGTCTAGTAAATGTCATCAAACAAAAGGCTAAGGAAGCAGATTATGCTACGGCCTATAAATATATAATTGAAGGAGTGGCATATACATGGTTTAACAGACTTATTGCTGTTCGTTTCATGGAGGTAAATGATTATTTGCCTTCACATATTCGTGTGCTTTCATCAGAAAGTGGAAAGATGGAGCCGGACTTAGTTACAACTCCTTTTGATGCAGATCTGCCTTTTACAGATATAGAGAAGCAAGAAGTCATAAAACTTAAGAATGATAATGAATTAGATGAATGTTTTCGATTGCTGTTTATAAAACAGTGCAATGTACTTAATGAGATATTGCCGGCATTATTTGAAAGAACATCAGATTATACAGAGTTGCTACTCAATGTCTCTGCTATTGATAAAGAAGGAGTGGTTTACCACCTTATAAATGATATTCCTGAAGAAGACTTCAATATTGAAAAGGGTGGACAAGTTGAAATAATTGGATGGATGTATCAGTACTATAATACTGAACCTAAAAATGAAGCTTTTGCTAAGACGGGTAAAATTACAAAGGAGGAAATTCCTGCGGTAACACAACTCTTTACTCCTGATTGGATTGTGAGGTATATGGTTGAAAACAGCCTTGGACGCATTTGGGTTGAAGGGCATCCAAATGAGAGTTTGAAAGCTGGATGGAAATATTATCTTGATGAGGCAGAACAGGATTTTGAAGTACAGGTGAAGTTAAATGAAATACATACTGAATATGCTGAATTGAGTCCAGAAGATATTCATTTTATAGATCCATGTATGGGAAGTGGTCATATCCTTGTATATGCTTTTGATGTTTTTATGCAAATTTATCAGTCTGCGGGTTACTCTGAACGAGACGCTGCAAGAAGTATCTTAGAAAATAATCTTTTTGGTTTAGATATTGATGATAGAGCCTATCAGATGGCCTATTTTGCAGTGATGATGAAAGCTAGACAGTATAACAGAAGAATATTATCTGCTGAGACACCGTGCCATGTTTATTCCATTCATGATAGTAATAGAATCGATAGAAACAAACTGTCTTATTTTGGAACTGCCTTAAGTTACATAGAGAAAAATGATGCTGTGAATCAGATCTCAGGACTTCTTGATACCTTTAAGGATGCAAAAGAATATGGTTCTATTCTTGATGTAGAGAATTATAATTGGAATCTTTTGAAACGTTTTGCTGAAAGCTACAGTGTGGACGGGCAAATGTCCTTGGATATGGTAGGGATTGATGAAACGCAAAAAAGCTTGCAGGAAATCATAGCTATTGGTGAGACAATGGCTAGAAAATATGAAGTTGTATCAACTAATCCTCCTTATATGGGAGGCGGTAATATGCCAACCAAGCTCTCGGCATATGTTAAGAAAAAATATGAAACAACTAAAAGAGATCTATATACAGTGTTCATTGCTAGATGTATGGGAATGCTTAAGGAAAAAGCACTTTGTTCAATGATAACTCAGCAAGGATGGATGTTTATTAATAGCTACGAAGCACTTCGGGATGAGATTGTTGAGGAAAAGCAGATTATTAGCATGGCTCATCTAGGACCGCGTGCTTTTGAGGAAATAGGTGGAGAAGTAGTTCAGACAACCACATTTGTTATTAGAGCTGATAATGATAATAGGTATTCAGGTAAGTTTGTAAGATTGACGGATGCTGATAGTGAGGAAGGGAAAAAGAATTTATTCCTTGTGAAAAAGCGTGATAATGACTTTTTTGAAGTGAAACAAAGTGATTTTAAGATGATAAGCAAAACCCCAATTGCTTATTGGCTTGCGCATAATACAAGATTGGATTTCAAGAATAGCTTAAATATTGAAAGCTCTTATTTTTCATGTTATGGATTATTAACAGGACATGATGAAGGATATATATTTGAATGGTTTGAGGTTAGTGATTCTGATATAAAATTCGACGCCAATAATCTAGCAGAATTTAATGGCTCAAAGAAGAAATATGCCCCATTATGTAAAGGTGGAGTATTCAGAAAATGGTATGGAAATCGAGAGCTTGTAGTTCGCTATGATGAAGAAGGAATAAGAGGGATGTCTCATTACCCAAAGTATGCAAGTAATGGACAGGAAAGATATTTCTCAGAAGGTATTACATGGGCGGAGGTCTGCATGGGTAACCTTAGTGTCAGGTATATGCCGAGTGGAAATGTTTTTTCGCTTAAAGGACCTTGTATGTTTGCTGACGATAAACAGAGCTTGATGCGTGTAATAGGATATCTTAATACAAATGTAGTACATTACTTTGTGCAGATTCTTAATCCAACAATTAGTTGTGGAACTGGCGTACTGAATAGACTACCAATAAAAGGCATTGAATGTATAGACGAAAATGTAGTTAAAGAAAATATCTCTATATCAAAGGAAGATTGGGATTCGTTTGAAACATCCTGGGACTTTAAAAAACATCCTTTGGTTTAA